A region of the Culex quinquefasciatus strain JHB chromosome 1, VPISU_Cqui_1.0_pri_paternal, whole genome shotgun sequence genome:
ccgtctgcccgggatgatCCCAagaacagttggagttattattccataacaaaaaatgttattctcaagttgttttgactttcaaccaatatcagactaataataaatttggttatgataacataaactcttatgcaaaaatgaattttgcaagaattttttgtatcatttttttcagtgtagtccttatccatacctacaacttttccgaagacaccaaatcgatcaaaaaattccttcaaaagatacagatttttgcattttcgtgcatcatttttgtatggacagctgtcaaatttgtatcgaaaattttatggacaaactaatgatgcaaaatggcttcattgggcataccgcaggcaccaaaaaagtttcagtcggattaaaaaatacaaaaaaaaaaagaatgaccgaaatcccaGTGAATTGCTCATAGATTATCGTTTTCATCCTGACGATACTGATGGAAATATCGGTATtgttatcgaacctcgataattctatcgtcaACAACGTTTTTTGAAGAAGTATTACTAAACATTTCTACACAAACACGGAGGCTCTAAATttccacttaaaaatatttaatttgaatgcTCAAATGTGTACCACTCTAAAAATGACAATCCACTTTCACTGCTAAACATGCTTAGctctttaaagaaaaaatacatcCTTATCAAATGTGGCAGTTctaaaaataacacaaattttacgaaattaaGCAAGATAATGTCGTCCAACAACGTTTCATGTTCCACAGTTGGCTGCCGGGTTGCCTCGCGAGATCACCGTCATCATGCTGGTGGTGACGATATTGGGCTGCTTCCTGATGGTTACTTCCGTTGCCAGTTCCCAGGATGAGCCGGACGCTTCGTCGCTTTGGGAACGTCGTCTGAGCCAGCTGGAGCtgaagctgcaaaatttgtgaGTTTGTGCGAGGTTGGTTTGATTTTGGGATGATTTAaatctgttgttttttttttttagttcagatGTGCAAAATTCGATTCTCAGCCAACAGAGCTCGCTGCTGGAGAGTTGGGCCAGCCAGTTTAACCAGATGTTAACTCTGCAAACCAAGCACCAGCAGCGCATCATCAAGTCCTGCGACGAAGCGACCACCTCGGGACGGTACCGCCTGGAACTACCAGACTCCTCAGTCAAACCCGTAGTCTGCGACATGAAAGAGCTGGACGGCGGTTGGCTGGTGATTCAGCGTCGCTTCTCGGGCGCCGTCAGCTTCAACCGGAGCTGGGCCGAGTACCGGGACGGGTTTGGGTCGGTTGGCAAATCGGGCGAGTTTTGGCTGGGACTGGAGCCGGTTCACCAGCTGACGGCGGGTGGAGGCTACGAGTTACTGGTGAAGCTTGAATATGAATTTGACGAGGGATATGCTCGGTATCAGCGTTTTGAACTGGCCGGTGAGGGTGAGGGGTACGAGATGTTGGCTTTGGACGAGTACCACGGAAATATGGGCAACCAAATGCAGTTtacgaaaaatattaaattttcaacctaTGACAGAAACTACGACGAAAGAGCTACAAACTGTCCACAAGTTTATGGCTGTGGTTGGTGGTTCAATGGGTGCAGATACGCGTGAGTATCTTCTCAATTTGTTTATGGTCCAAGAATAATAATGATAATTGCCTCATTTTAGAATTCTTAATGGTCCATTCTGGAAAGATTCAAAGACAAAACAAGGAATATACTGGGCTGGATGGACCAAAGCTGCCTCGAAGAGCACGATGCTGATTCGACGCAGATTCACTTAAATCTTACTTTCTTAACTTGCATCACACTGCGTAATATAGATTTAACCACATGGTTGTGGGAGAAAAACTAATGGTTGATCTGTTCCtcgcccgggcagacggtaataacaaaattaataatattttaataacaaacCCTGTtagaataacaaaaagtgtttttatttaatcctgaacttcaactttaggaagaaaaaaaaataacaatttctgataaaaataacaacccgagcagacggaaataacttgggaataacattttttgatatttgaaaatactgggcccataacattttctgtta
Encoded here:
- the LOC6046436 gene encoding ficolin-1 codes for the protein MTRFALAAGLPREITVIMLVVTILGCFLMVTSVASSQDEPDASSLWERRLSQLELKLQNFSDVQNSILSQQSSLLESWASQFNQMLTLQTKHQQRIIKSCDEATTSGRYRLELPDSSVKPVVCDMKELDGGWLVIQRRFSGAVSFNRSWAEYRDGFGSVGKSGEFWLGLEPVHQLTAGGGYELLVKLEYEFDEGYARYQRFELAGEGEGYEMLALDEYHGNMGNQMQFTKNIKFSTYDRNYDERATNCPQVYGCGWWFNGCRYA